The following proteins are co-located in the Flavobacteriales bacterium genome:
- a CDS encoding UDP-N-acetylmuramoyl-L-alanyl-D-glutamate--2,6-diaminopimelate ligase yields the protein MKLLRDILYSVRIVEVHGSTNIAVEGLTLDSRKVRPNWMFVAIKGSAMDGHDFIAKAVELGADCIVCENIPATLHPHVTYVKVSDPNAALGVMASNFYDHPSEQLKLVGVTGTNGKTTTVTLLYSLFKRLGYRTGLLSTVVNRIHNEVVPSTHTTPNAIELNGLLRDMVDAGCTYCFMEVSSHAVHQKRISGVHFTGAVFTNITHDHLDYHGTFDEYLKAKKGFFDQLSDSSFALVNKDDYHGEIMVQNSKAKLRSYGIKTMCDYKARVIENQFSGLQLNIDGKDLWTKLIGSFNAYNILAVYAVARLLGQDEMAVLTQISTLSPPEGRFQYLKSANDITAIVDYAHTPDALKNVLNTIKDIRTGNEKVITVVGCGGDRDKGKRPLMAAIACDLSDKVVITSDNPRSEEPEQIIREMMGGVEPDQMKKVMTLTNRREAIRAACMMAEGGDIILIAGKGHEKYQEIKGEKFHFDDLEEVQESFKLIGH from the coding sequence ATGAAATTATTACGCGACATATTGTATAGTGTGCGCATCGTTGAGGTGCATGGTTCAACCAATATTGCCGTTGAAGGATTAACCCTCGACTCGAGAAAGGTACGCCCCAACTGGATGTTTGTTGCCATTAAGGGAAGTGCAATGGATGGTCACGATTTCATTGCAAAAGCAGTTGAACTTGGTGCAGATTGCATCGTGTGCGAGAATATTCCGGCTACGCTGCATCCACATGTTACCTACGTTAAAGTAAGTGATCCGAATGCTGCGCTAGGGGTAATGGCATCCAATTTCTATGATCATCCCAGCGAACAATTAAAATTGGTGGGTGTAACTGGTACCAATGGAAAAACAACCACAGTAACCTTGTTGTATTCATTGTTTAAGCGATTGGGGTATCGAACCGGATTGCTTTCCACCGTAGTGAACCGCATTCACAATGAAGTAGTTCCTTCCACCCATACTACTCCGAATGCCATTGAATTAAATGGTTTGTTGCGCGATATGGTGGATGCAGGTTGTACGTATTGTTTTATGGAAGTGAGCTCGCATGCCGTACATCAAAAACGAATTTCCGGCGTGCATTTTACCGGTGCGGTGTTTACGAATATTACGCATGATCATCTCGACTACCATGGAACCTTTGATGAATACCTGAAAGCGAAAAAAGGATTTTTTGATCAATTATCGGATTCATCTTTTGCTTTGGTGAATAAAGATGATTACCACGGCGAAATAATGGTTCAGAATTCCAAAGCAAAACTCAGAAGCTACGGAATTAAAACGATGTGCGATTATAAAGCACGTGTCATCGAAAATCAATTTTCCGGATTGCAATTAAATATTGATGGTAAAGATTTGTGGACAAAACTCATTGGTAGTTTTAACGCTTACAACATCCTTGCCGTATATGCTGTTGCTCGATTACTTGGTCAGGATGAAATGGCGGTACTTACCCAAATCAGCACCTTGTCGCCACCCGAAGGAAGATTTCAGTATTTAAAATCTGCCAACGACATTACGGCGATTGTCGATTATGCTCACACTCCGGATGCATTAAAGAATGTTTTGAATACCATAAAAGATATCCGTACCGGAAATGAAAAGGTAATTACCGTGGTTGGTTGCGGAGGAGATCGCGATAAAGGAAAACGTCCCTTAATGGCGGCTATCGCTTGCGATTTAAGTGATAAAGTAGTGATTACATCCGACAATCCAAGAAGTGAAGAACCGGAACAAATCATTCGTGAAATGATGGGAGGGGTTGAGCCGGATCAGATGAAAAAAGTAATGACACTTACCAATAGAAGAGAAGCAATTCGTGCAGCGTGTATGATGGCAGAAGGCGGCGATATTATTCTCATTGCAGGTAAGGGTCACGAAAAATACCAGGAGATCAAAGGAGAAAAATTTCATTTCGATGATCTCGAAGAAGTACAGGAAAGTTTTAAGCTAATCGGACACTGA